GTTTTAATTTATTTGCAATTTGAACAATAGGATACTCTCCCATTCCATAAATCAAAAGATCTGCCTTTGAGTCTAATAATATTGAGTGGCGAACCTTATTACTCCAGTAATCATAGTGGGCTAATCGTCTTAAAGAACTCTCTATCCCTCCGACTATAACTGGTATACCTTTATATGCCTGTTTTATTTTAGATGTATATACAATAGTTGCCCTATCAGGTCTTTTTCCAGCTTCACCACCTGGGGAGTAGCTGTCCTGTCTTCTCTTCTTCTTATTTACTGTATAGTGATTAACCATACTATCAATATTTCCAGGTGCAACTAAAAAACCATACTTAGGTTGCCCTAAAACTTTAAAACTCTCAACATTAGTCCAGTCAGGTTGAGCTATTATTCCAACTTTAAATCCCTCTTTTTCTAATACTCTAGATATAATTGCATGACCAAATGAGGGATGATCCACATAGGCATCCCCTGATACAAGGACAAAGTCTAACTCATCCCACCCTCTTTTTTTCATATCATTTTGGTTAATAGGTAAAAAATCACTCATGGTGCAACTCTATCACTTTTTATATGCCTCTTTCCATAGATAGATAGTACAATTATAGTGAATTAGTTAAAGTAGATTTAAGCGGAGTTGAATGATAAATCCTCCGCTATTTAAGTTTATAGTATTTACTTTTAGAAAGCACGTATAGGTCTAACTCTGTACTCCCTATATTTACGCCTAGTATCTACCCCAAATTTATCCTCACCAAAGTATACAATCCATCTTAGGTTATTAAACATACTTTCTGAGGAAGATGAATAATCATCATATTCAAGGCCCTTAACATCATTCATCATACTATGCAAAAGTACTAACTCCCCTACAGAAGGAAGAAACCAATCGGATAGACCTCCACCATTGTAATTTCTACAAAGATGGGCTGCTGTACCCTCTTCCTGGGTATTTTCTTTAAGATAGGATATTATAATTTCTGTGTTCCGACGTCCATTACCTACAGTATCACGAATATTATCACTCTCTGGAGTAAGTAAATTGAGATCTAAGTCTGATATTTCATCTATATTTGAACTATCTCCACCCCATTGAGATACAGGGTCATCCCTTGTATCAGGTAAATTCCATCCCCTAGGAGCAACTTCAAGGAAACGACTCTTTGTAAGATATGAATACTGAAGTATATTTTTTTCATCTTCAGATATAGTGCCATCATAGTTAAAATCAAATCCAATTAAATCATCATAAAAAATAATTCCTCCACCTGGGCCTTTCCCTCCTAGTTTGTACTCTTTAGGTATCATCTGGTTGGTATTTGAATCAAGACGTTCTGTTTCATTAGATTTAGTAGTAGTACAACCTAAAATAGAAATTACGCTAACTAAAATAATTATTATATTAACTTTGTTTTTCATAACAAAACTCCTCCTATTAATTATTATAATACAAACCTGTATGATTTTTGGAATAATTAAGCAGATATCTCATTGTTTGCAGGATTAGAAAACAATGTACAATTAGAGATAGAATGTACCCATTTAAAATAAAACGAATCCCCAGTTAAGAAGATTGGTAGTTACATCAAAATTTATTCTCATGTGTAATCAATTCTGTAAACACCATATTTTATAATTTTGTTACCTATTTGAGTAATATCATTAAATCATAACCTTTACTTGCTATCATTTTAAGATTTAAAAGATATAAATCATTCTCTATGTTTTTTAAATCATTTTTCCTTGATTCATAATTAAATTTAGCCTGCTGGACTAACAGAGGTGTGGTTCTACCAATACCCAAAAGTTTTTTTTCACCATCAAAAAGAGTTTTAGCGTAATTTATACTGCTAAAAAGCCTCTCCTTTCTATCCTTTAATATTTTATAATTATCAGATAATAACTGTAATTCTAATTTCTCAGTTCTATCAGTATCCTCATATTCTTTTTTAGCTGTATCATAATCTAATTCCACAATTTTACCCTGGGTATTTTGTTCTCTTATATTTTTACTGGATAACTTAAAGGTTACTGATAAAGAGTAATCGATATAACTATCTTCTGTACCAAAGTTTAATGAATCTGAGAATGATGATGGATCATTTCTAATTCCATATTTAGGTGCTATAGAGAATGATGTTGTTAAATAGGATGCATTCTGTTTTCTATAAACTGTTGATTGTAATTCAGCCTTTTCCAATTTAATCTTTTGTAACATCATTAACAACGAAGGTGTAGGATTATCATTAAGTGGAATAGTTGGTAGTTCTGGGAATTCAGGCATGTTTAAACTATCTTTTTTAGAACTATACCCATAGTTATTTAGAAATCTACTAACAATTAATTCTAAGTTGGATTTCTTTTCCCATAATGAATCCTGAATAGTATCTCTTTCCAGTTGTTTTTTCCAATAGTCCGTACCAGAAACCAACCCTTTATCTCTATTTGATTTAAAGACTTCAAGTTCATCATCGGCTATTTTAAAATTCATCTCCAGAAGTTGTACTTCCCTCTTTTTATTATCAATATCCAAAAGATCTTTAATAAGATCATAAATTAAATTGTTTCTATCTATTAAATATTTAATTCTATCTTCGTTTAGGGGTATATCCAGTTGAAGTCTATGGATTTTAGAATATAGTGATGGTTCAATAAACTTTCCACTAAGCCATGTAGGTTGTGTATAACTAAATGATAAAACAGGTGACTGACTTATTACATTATCATCATCTGTCTGGGCATAACTTATAGTATCTAAAGCAGAAATAGATAGAGTCCCATCTGTTGGTAACCACCAATTCATTTGGGTTATTAGGGATATGTTATGATAATATTTTTCACTTTGGGAACCATAGGTATATATAGGTGTTTGTCCATCGCCAAATGAAAAATCAGGTAAAAAGCTCTCTTTTAACAGTACAGTATTTAATTTTACATTTTCCCTATTTTTTTCTAAATTAATCCAACTACTATGATTTTTTGATGCATTATTTAAAATATCTACTATTGATATGATATCCTTAGAGAATAAAAATGGAGAGATACAAAGAACAAAGGCTATCAGAGAAATAATTTTCATGATTTAAAGTCCAATTTTTCCAATAAGTAGCCTAGTATTTTTTGTTCCCTGGTTATAATTCTAACATCACAAAACATTCCACTTTTTAAAAAGACAGGAATTCCATCTTTATTATCAAGTTTATTTGAATTAACACTTCCTTCAAGGACATAAACATTTCCATTGGCACCATTTGATGTGATATCCCCAGGAATAGAGAGGACTTTGCCTTCTAAAACACCATACTCACTTTGAGGAAGCGCTGAGAATCTGTAGGTAACAACATTTCCAACTGTTATTCCAGCTATATCCTTATTGGAAACCATAATGTCAACTTTTATTGATTCACTCTCTATTGGAAGAACCCTTAATACTTCAGAACCAACTCCTAAAAAATCCCCGGTATTAAGATCCTGTATCTTCTGAATCCTTCCGGATATTGAAGCATTTACCTGACTCATTTTAATATTTTCTTCGAGGGCCATTTTATTTCTATTTAAGGTTATTAACTCTTCATTAATTGTGGTTATTTCATTTTCAATATCAATAAAATTTCTACTAACAAAGGTCTCGACATTAAGGAAATTATATCGAACGTTGGCTTCTAATTCATCGAGTTTTCTTTGGGTTTTCATATTATCTAAAAGTGAATTTTCGTCATCATACTCTCTTAATGCCTTAAGGTATGTCATATTCAACTTCTCTTTTTCCAGCTGATAAGTTAGAAATCTGTTGTAAAATTTAATGTTATCCGATGAAAATAAATTTTTGTTTTCACTTATAGACTTTTGTAGTTTAATTACATCTTCCTTAGTTTTATTTGATCTGGATAATTTAGATAAAACTTCGTTATAATCTATATCCAGGGATGTAGTATCAATTTTATATAATGGTTCATCTTTAGTAACATAATCCCCATCTTTAAACCATATATTTTCCAGGGTTCCTGAAACCACATTTCTTACAATACTTATATCATCTATTGGTCTTATTATTCCTGGAGATTTTGTCGTAATTTCAATTGATGATACAGATATCCAGATAAATCCAGTTACTAACATAAATAGAAGGAAATATATAAATATTTTAATTACCTTTGGTGGTTTTGACTCTAAAAGTTCTCTACTATCAGAAAGATCTTTCATATCAATTATATATTCATGCATACACTTTCCTTTTGTCCCTGCCATAAATCAGTATAAAATCCACCATTAGATATAAGATCAGAATGTGTACCAACTTCTACAATTTTCCCTTTATCCATCACAACTATTCTGTCACAACGCATAATAGTTGAGAGTCTATGGGCAATAATTATTGTTGTTGTATCCCTGTTTATCTTCTCAATGGTTTCATGTATTGCCCTCTCTGCAATACTATCTAAATTACTTGTTGCCTCGTCAAATATTAATACATCTGGAGTTCCAAGTATTGCTCTTGCCAGGGCGATTCTCTGTTTTTGTCCACCAGATAAAGTTGCACCCCTCTCCCCGACCATTGTCTGGTAACGGTTTGGCATCTCGTTAATAAAATCGTGGGCTTTTGCTTTTTTTGCAGCTTCAACTATCTCTTCAAAAGTTGAGTTTTTTTGACCAAAGGATATATTATCAATTATAGTTCCTGAAAAAAGCAGTATATCCTGGGGAACATAACCTATTTTATGTCTTAAATTTGATGTCTGTAGATCCTTTATATTGTTGTTATCATATAAGATCTCACCTTCTTCCGGGAGGTAATACTTCATTAGTAATTTAATAAGTGTAGTTTTACCTGAACCACTCTCACCAACAAAAGCAATCTTCTCTCCAGGTGTTATAAAAAGATTTATATCTTCTAGTACATATTTTCTGGTTCCATATCTAAACCGAAGGTTTTTAATGTCAATTCCACCATATATTTTAGAAGGAGTTAGTAGTTTTTCATCATTTGGAGCTTCCACTTCCAGATCCAGAATCTCACCTAATCTATCAGCAGCTACATAGGCTTCCTGGAGTGCAGGCTGTAGTCCAATAAGATTTTTAATAGGATCATAAAAGTATACTAATAAAGAGTTAAATGTTATTAGTTGTCCAATACTAAGGTTCCCTGCAAGTACCTGAACTCCACCAACCCATAAAATAACTATTCCACCAATTAGTGTTAAAAATCCCTGGAGTGATCCCTGAATATTCTGCATCCATCCGATTTTGAAACCAGAATTAATTGTTTTAATAAACTTCTTCTCGGTCTCCCATACAGCCTCTTCTTCACCATTTACAGCTTTAATTGTTGCAATACCACCTAAAGATTCAACTAAATATGATTCAGTTTCTGCGGCCTGAGCCATTAAAGTTCTATGTCCTTTCTGGAATGGTTTAGTAAAAGCCCATACAACTATTATTGAAAATGGAATAAAAATAAGTGCAACTAAAAAGAGTCTCCAACTTTGCATATAGAGGACAATACCACCACCTAAAACCATTAAAGTATCTATCATAACAGAAAGAGTAGCCCCGGAAACTGCAGCTCTAATTTTAGATGCATCGTTTAACCGGGATAATATTTCCCCTACTTTCCTTGTATCAAAAAAAGACATAGGTAATTTTAATACATGCCTATAGTATTCAAAGATAAGTGCCACATCAATTTTCTGACTGAGATGTAATAAAAGATGTTGCCTAAAAGAACTTAACAAGACTTTAAAAAGTGTTAAAATAACCATACTAATGGAAATAACATGTAAAGATTTTTTTAGTCCACTTGCAAAGACTTCATCTATTAGATATTTAAAATAAAATGCACCTAAAATCCCAAGAAGGGTAAAAATTATTGATGATAAAAATATCTCAAACACAAGTTTTTTATGGGGAAATATCAAAGATAAAAACCGGCTAAAAAGCCCCTTTGTCTCATCCTTCTTCT
Above is a genomic segment from Thiospirochaeta perfilievii containing:
- a CDS encoding TolC family protein gives rise to the protein MKIISLIAFVLCISPFLFSKDIISIVDILNNASKNHSSWINLEKNRENVKLNTVLLKESFLPDFSFGDGQTPIYTYGSQSEKYYHNISLITQMNWWLPTDGTLSISALDTISYAQTDDDNVISQSPVLSFSYTQPTWLSGKFIEPSLYSKIHRLQLDIPLNEDRIKYLIDRNNLIYDLIKDLLDIDNKKREVQLLEMNFKIADDELEVFKSNRDKGLVSGTDYWKKQLERDTIQDSLWEKKSNLELIVSRFLNNYGYSSKKDSLNMPEFPELPTIPLNDNPTPSLLMMLQKIKLEKAELQSTVYRKQNASYLTTSFSIAPKYGIRNDPSSFSDSLNFGTEDSYIDYSLSVTFKLSSKNIREQNTQGKIVELDYDTAKKEYEDTDRTEKLELQLLSDNYKILKDRKERLFSSINYAKTLFDGEKKLLGIGRTTPLLVQQAKFNYESRKNDLKNIENDLYLLNLKMIASKGYDLMILLK
- a CDS encoding HlyD family secretion protein, whose product is MHEYIIDMKDLSDSRELLESKPPKVIKIFIYFLLFMLVTGFIWISVSSIEITTKSPGIIRPIDDISIVRNVVSGTLENIWFKDGDYVTKDEPLYKIDTTSLDIDYNEVLSKLSRSNKTKEDVIKLQKSISENKNLFSSDNIKFYNRFLTYQLEKEKLNMTYLKALREYDDENSLLDNMKTQRKLDELEANVRYNFLNVETFVSRNFIDIENEITTINEELITLNRNKMALEENIKMSQVNASISGRIQKIQDLNTGDFLGVGSEVLRVLPIESESIKVDIMVSNKDIAGITVGNVVTYRFSALPQSEYGVLEGKVLSIPGDITSNGANGNVYVLEGSVNSNKLDNKDGIPVFLKSGMFCDVRIITREQKILGYLLEKLDFKS
- a CDS encoding peptidase domain-containing ABC transporter, translated to MKYNCIKQHDITNCGAACLATICRQYGYKKPISQIREIAGTDKMGTNALGLVKAAEKLGFIAKGVKGDQSSLSGDFPLPAIAHVIKDNLLHYVVIHRIKKGSLLVADPGEGLVTYTIEDFCKIWSGVLILMIPDKSFEKKDETKGLFSRFLSLIFPHKKLVFEIFLSSIIFTLLGILGAFYFKYLIDEVFASGLKKSLHVISISMVILTLFKVLLSSFRQHLLLHLSQKIDVALIFEYYRHVLKLPMSFFDTRKVGEILSRLNDASKIRAAVSGATLSVMIDTLMVLGGGIVLYMQSWRLFLVALIFIPFSIIVVWAFTKPFQKGHRTLMAQAAETESYLVESLGGIATIKAVNGEEEAVWETEKKFIKTINSGFKIGWMQNIQGSLQGFLTLIGGIVILWVGGVQVLAGNLSIGQLITFNSLLVYFYDPIKNLIGLQPALQEAYVAADRLGEILDLEVEAPNDEKLLTPSKIYGGIDIKNLRFRYGTRKYVLEDINLFITPGEKIAFVGESGSGKTTLIKLLMKYYLPEEGEILYDNNNIKDLQTSNLRHKIGYVPQDILLFSGTIIDNISFGQKNSTFEEIVEAAKKAKAHDFINEMPNRYQTMVGERGATLSGGQKQRIALARAILGTPDVLIFDEATSNLDSIAERAIHETIEKINRDTTTIIIAHRLSTIMRCDRIVVMDKGKIVEVGTHSDLISNGGFYTDLWQGQKESVCMNI